A single Paucidesulfovibrio gracilis DSM 16080 DNA region contains:
- a CDS encoding cation diffusion facilitator family transporter, which produces MSSPRRYAVYSILASLVTLALKFGAWHMTGSVGLLSDATEGLVNLTAGVLALTALTIALRPADKAHAYGHGKAEYFSAAAEGLLILAAAGGIIYAAVDRFLHPQELTGLGWGLLVALVAGGVNWATAHAMLKAAYRFDSITLEADAKHLLTDVWTSAGLVAGLAVLLVAPSSWHILDPIIACIMAVNIVVTGLGLLRRSIGGLMDAALPDHEVDAIIRIIQDEAGKETPFHGLRTRKAGNRRFVDFHLLLPGTTSVKRSHDLTDRIENRIYGELSNCHVTIHVEPLEDHRSWDGPQVGGLCSRKNG; this is translated from the coding sequence ATGTCCTCGCCCCGCCGGTATGCCGTGTATTCGATTCTTGCTTCCCTTGTGACCCTGGCTCTGAAGTTCGGTGCCTGGCACATGACCGGCTCTGTGGGGTTGCTTTCCGACGCCACCGAAGGACTCGTCAATTTGACCGCTGGTGTTTTGGCGCTCACGGCTCTGACGATTGCTCTGCGTCCGGCGGACAAGGCGCATGCTTACGGACATGGTAAGGCCGAATATTTTTCCGCTGCCGCCGAGGGGCTGCTTATTTTGGCCGCTGCCGGCGGTATCATCTACGCGGCGGTGGATCGTTTCCTGCATCCGCAGGAACTTACGGGCTTGGGTTGGGGGCTTTTGGTGGCCTTGGTGGCGGGCGGTGTGAATTGGGCAACGGCCCACGCCATGCTTAAAGCGGCGTATCGTTTTGATTCCATTACCCTGGAAGCGGACGCCAAGCATTTATTGACGGATGTCTGGACATCGGCAGGACTTGTGGCGGGGCTGGCTGTTTTGCTCGTTGCGCCTTCTTCGTGGCACATTCTGGATCCCATCATTGCCTGTATTATGGCCGTGAATATCGTGGTCACGGGGTTGGGGCTGTTGCGCCGCTCCATCGGCGGCCTGATGGATGCGGCGTTGCCCGACCATGAAGTGGATGCCATTATCCGCATTATTCAGGATGAGGCGGGGAAGGAAACTCCTTTTCATGGTCTGCGGACGCGCAAGGCAGGCAACCGTCGATTCGTGGATTTCCATTTGCTTCTGCCCGGGACCACCAGTGTAAAGCGCAGTCACGACCTTACGGATCGTATCGAAAACCGTATTTACGGCGAATTGTCCAACTGTCATGTGACGATTCATGTGGAGCCGCTGGAGGATCACCGATCCTGGGACGGTCCCCAGGTCGGTGGGCTTTGCTCACGCAAGAATGGTTGA
- the plsY gene encoding glycerol-3-phosphate 1-O-acyltransferase PlsY translates to MHWIFWPIASYLLGGVPFGLLLAKLKGVDIRTQGSGNTGATNVARTCGLPLGLTALAFDLLKGLVPVYIATGMSDHWLFLSLSTLAPILGHVYSPFLGFRGGKAVATTIGAFLGLAFLPTLVCVVICIVGIFASGYVSMGSLLFGAALPVAMLVSGRMELAPVALVVTLLLYWRHRENIARLARGQENPWRRKVT, encoded by the coding sequence ATGCACTGGATATTCTGGCCCATTGCTTCCTATCTTCTGGGAGGCGTTCCTTTTGGATTACTACTGGCCAAACTTAAGGGTGTGGACATCCGCACCCAAGGCAGCGGCAACACCGGAGCCACCAATGTGGCCCGCACCTGCGGCCTGCCGCTCGGCCTGACGGCCCTGGCCTTTGATCTGCTCAAGGGCTTGGTGCCTGTATACATAGCCACAGGCATGAGCGACCATTGGCTTTTTTTGAGCCTGAGCACTCTGGCCCCGATTCTCGGCCATGTGTATTCCCCGTTTCTCGGCTTCAGGGGGGGCAAGGCGGTGGCCACCACCATTGGTGCCTTTCTGGGGCTGGCCTTCCTGCCCACCCTGGTGTGCGTTGTCATTTGCATCGTGGGTATTTTTGCCTCGGGCTACGTTTCCATGGGGTCGCTTCTTTTTGGCGCGGCGTTACCCGTGGCCATGCTTGTTTCCGGTCGCATGGAGCTGGCCCCGGTGGCTCTGGTCGTGACGCTGCTTCTGTATTGGCGTCATCGTGAAAACATCGCCCGCCTGGCCCGCGGACAGGAGAATCCCTGGCGGCGCAAAGTTACGTAA
- a CDS encoding ribonuclease catalytic domain-containing protein — protein sequence MVKLRPETFPGPGCVVEFMQGNQPQLAWVQEENSGKLRALTVNKREVKLACARLLPWIGPQNNPDASRQEILEQLEKHHQRRGSIQAGLDVMEVWELAQGELEEAPLKWFADLVFDDPSPDEMAALGRALLAAKTHFKFRPPMFEIHPADKVDQRLRQEAEERVRDRITAVGQELFKSLWTAQREPSGLELPEEVAEGLRALLLDQISGTADEKADKLWAGLRKGLPEHPHQALVLARAWGIVEPHHNHLLDEAGYTMDDSWSAALADEVRELRETVAVHAATPLDTPFVSIDSATTRDIDDAFFVERQGEGYRLSLALARPLGWRFGSALDRAVAQRATSLYLPEGTGHMLPHCLGLDAFSLMAGQTRPALVTEFLFGPGGALLSVTPSLEWVRVAANTPYEVAEEALDNHADPMLETALELAKLLFKQRLKAGASIIKRPDPEVTLSGDGVDVRVEVEVKQPTLKSSLTVSEFMILANSALADWAARHHVPLLHRTQNIALPSEAQGIFSAPEDIFRAVKYMAPPLLEAHPKRHAALAVDAYAPITSPIRRYTDLINSAQVAGYLDNATPPFSQEGLEALLPGLSSRIGQVSQIQRFRPRYWKLLYLAQNRKQRHSAVLVEENGPYPSLAMPKLQMNVRAPRALLGDKLYPGQRFQLKFGRVDPLTNTIKIAEALEE from the coding sequence ATGGTCAAACTTCGTCCCGAAACCTTTCCCGGCCCCGGCTGCGTTGTGGAATTCATGCAGGGCAATCAGCCGCAACTGGCTTGGGTGCAGGAAGAAAACTCGGGGAAACTACGCGCGCTCACCGTGAACAAGCGGGAAGTCAAGCTGGCATGCGCCCGCCTGCTCCCCTGGATTGGGCCGCAGAACAATCCGGATGCCAGTCGACAGGAAATTCTGGAGCAGCTTGAGAAGCACCACCAGCGTCGTGGAAGCATTCAGGCGGGTCTGGACGTCATGGAAGTCTGGGAGCTTGCCCAGGGAGAACTGGAAGAAGCCCCGCTGAAATGGTTCGCGGATCTGGTGTTTGACGATCCCAGCCCGGACGAAATGGCGGCGTTGGGCCGTGCTCTGCTGGCGGCAAAAACGCATTTCAAATTTCGTCCACCCATGTTTGAAATCCATCCGGCGGACAAGGTGGACCAGCGGCTTCGGCAAGAAGCCGAGGAACGTGTTCGCGACCGGATTACCGCAGTGGGCCAGGAGCTGTTCAAGTCGCTCTGGACGGCGCAGCGCGAGCCTTCCGGATTAGAGTTGCCCGAGGAAGTGGCCGAAGGATTGCGGGCGCTGCTGTTGGATCAGATTTCCGGCACCGCAGACGAAAAGGCCGATAAATTGTGGGCCGGACTGCGCAAGGGCTTGCCCGAACATCCGCATCAGGCTTTGGTGCTGGCCCGTGCCTGGGGGATTGTGGAACCGCACCATAATCATCTGCTGGATGAGGCCGGATACACCATGGATGATTCCTGGAGTGCGGCCTTGGCGGACGAGGTGCGCGAGCTGCGGGAAACCGTTGCCGTGCATGCAGCCACACCTTTGGATACGCCCTTTGTAAGTATAGATTCAGCCACCACGCGGGACATTGATGACGCCTTTTTTGTGGAGCGGCAGGGAGAAGGCTATCGCCTGAGCCTGGCCTTGGCCCGTCCCTTGGGATGGCGGTTTGGTTCGGCTTTGGATCGGGCCGTGGCTCAGCGGGCAACCAGTCTGTATCTGCCGGAAGGCACCGGACACATGCTACCCCATTGTTTGGGCCTGGACGCCTTCAGCCTCATGGCCGGGCAAACCCGACCCGCATTGGTGACCGAATTTCTCTTCGGTCCGGGCGGAGCCTTGCTTTCGGTCACGCCGAGCCTGGAGTGGGTCCGGGTGGCCGCGAATACGCCGTATGAAGTGGCGGAAGAAGCGTTGGACAACCATGCGGATCCCATGCTTGAAACAGCGCTGGAATTGGCCAAGCTGTTGTTCAAACAGCGACTCAAAGCCGGGGCTTCGATCATCAAGCGGCCCGATCCGGAGGTGACGCTTTCGGGCGACGGGGTGGATGTCCGGGTGGAAGTGGAGGTGAAGCAGCCCACGTTGAAATCCTCGCTCACGGTGAGTGAATTCATGATTCTTGCCAACAGCGCCTTGGCCGATTGGGCAGCCCGCCACCATGTGCCCCTGCTGCACCGGACGCAGAATATTGCCCTGCCGTCCGAGGCACAGGGAATTTTTTCCGCTCCCGAGGATATTTTTCGTGCGGTCAAGTACATGGCTCCTCCCTTGCTGGAAGCGCACCCCAAACGGCACGCGGCCCTGGCCGTGGACGCCTACGCGCCCATCACCTCGCCCATCCGCCGCTATACGGATTTGATCAATTCCGCGCAGGTGGCCGGATATCTGGACAACGCAACTCCTCCGTTCAGTCAGGAGGGCTTAGAAGCGCTGCTTCCCGGGTTAAGTTCCCGAATCGGGCAGGTTTCCCAGATTCAGCGGTTCCGGCCGCGCTATTGGAAGCTGCTGTACCTGGCCCAGAATCGAAAACAACGGCATTCGGCTGTGTTGGTGGAGGAAAACGGACCGTATCCCAGCTTGGCCATGCCCAAACTGCAAATGAATGTTCGCGCCCCGCGTGCCTTGCTGGGGGATAAATTGTATCCCGGGCAACGGTTTCAGCTTAAATTCGGGCGTGTCGATCCGCTGACCAATACAATCAAAATCGCCGAGGCGCTTGAGGAATAG
- a CDS encoding IMP cyclohydrolase translates to MSNLKDMYKTLQQDPFPREMTLRLGDKELVFRKRTWEIDGETKGLRYGENPDQPAALYEPVSGELDADGVALRGPGKGLVSAISEEHMLQAGKHPGKINLTDVDNGLNILQYLEAKPAAVILKHNNPCGAAWSDDGIATALRRAFDADRIAAFGGAIVLNRPVDMDCAQVINSAYFEVVAAPDFAPDALDELKKRKNLRIIKLPGINDLSMLGAEPFLDVKSLVDGGVIVQFSFRNRIRTVEDFLPAKAEKDGASFIARGPEKAEAEDLLFAWAVESGVTSNSVLFVKDGATVAIGTGEQDRVGCVQLAVSKAYTKYADLLAFDELGKSLFEVQLAAREDDAMADALADIQRRTAEAKGGIQGSVAVSDGFFPFRDGVDLCIEQGVSAIAQPGGSIRDHEIIQAVNEATPQVAMVFTGQRSFKH, encoded by the coding sequence ATGAGTAATCTCAAGGACATGTATAAAACCCTGCAACAGGATCCTTTTCCCCGGGAAATGACCTTGCGCCTGGGTGACAAGGAGTTGGTCTTCCGCAAGCGGACCTGGGAGATCGACGGAGAGACCAAGGGACTGCGGTACGGAGAAAATCCAGATCAGCCTGCGGCCCTGTACGAACCGGTGTCCGGCGAACTGGACGCGGACGGTGTTGCCCTGCGCGGACCGGGGAAGGGGCTGGTCTCCGCTATCAGCGAGGAGCATATGCTCCAGGCGGGAAAGCATCCCGGCAAGATCAATCTTACGGACGTGGATAACGGGTTGAATATCCTCCAATACCTGGAGGCCAAGCCTGCGGCCGTGATTCTCAAGCACAACAACCCCTGCGGCGCGGCCTGGAGCGACGACGGTATTGCCACGGCATTGCGCCGGGCCTTTGACGCGGACCGCATCGCCGCCTTTGGCGGTGCCATTGTGCTGAACCGCCCTGTGGATATGGACTGCGCCCAGGTCATCAATTCCGCTTATTTCGAAGTGGTTGCCGCGCCGGACTTTGCGCCGGACGCGCTGGACGAGTTGAAGAAACGGAAGAACCTGCGCATCATCAAATTGCCGGGCATCAACGATTTATCCATGCTGGGAGCCGAGCCGTTCCTGGATGTGAAGAGCCTGGTGGATGGCGGCGTCATCGTTCAATTTTCCTTCCGCAACCGCATCCGCACGGTGGAGGACTTCCTCCCGGCCAAGGCGGAAAAGGACGGCGCGAGTTTCATTGCCCGTGGACCGGAAAAAGCCGAGGCCGAAGATTTGCTTTTTGCCTGGGCCGTGGAATCGGGAGTGACATCCAACTCTGTTCTTTTCGTCAAGGACGGCGCCACCGTTGCCATCGGCACCGGTGAACAGGATCGTGTGGGGTGCGTCCAGCTTGCCGTAAGCAAGGCGTACACCAAGTATGCGGACCTGCTGGCTTTTGACGAACTGGGCAAGAGCCTTTTCGAGGTGCAGCTCGCCGCTCGCGAGGATGACGCCATGGCGGATGCGTTGGCCGACATCCAGCGGCGTACTGCCGAGGCCAAAGGTGGAATTCAGGGATCCGTAGCGGTTTCCGATGGGTTCTTCCCCTTCCGCGACGGCGTGGATCTGTGCATCGAGCAGGGCGTCTCCGCCATTGCCCAGCCCGGCGGCTCCATCCGCGATCATGAGATCATTCAGGCCGTGAACGAAGCTACCCCCCAAGTGGCCATGGTCTTCACGGGCCAGCGCTCCTTCAAGCATTAA
- a CDS encoding MltF family protein, which produces MSTETGAKSPAQANFRPGLSGAAAAALFLLLFSGAIWLFFATHPRPISVLRVAAPDQERVFSTISPYGPGLERELVEEFCERYGYRLQWVRTQTLKQGWDMLARGEVHVFLSTGFAPERVPPELSVMSGPAYETHLPVLLSASRRPSRHDPASLCGGNVIRQDIPHLSSVLGRTTKGEDCAPVASRLVGADVQTALRRVAADGGHTMALVENGSFLPLRPFHHRVRPAFHLDGSVDYRWYWRTDVPKLTDRLTAFFQRIQRSDHLAELQERYYGFFPEEGAYGQLWLLRNTVRTKLPLYRRFILDAAKQYDLDPLLVVAVIFQESAFNPDAVSYTGVRGLMQLTQQTANALGASDRTDPAQSIYYGTKYLRLLWDELEHLELTTWDRWAYALAAYNQGIGHIFDAMFLAKRMGKNPRSWRELKGVLPLLAEEEWHRRTIFGYSRGWEGVEYVDRIRFYYYVLKGLSFLPGFELQQLAPLRPDVGSVGLRFPGIEIELPGLTG; this is translated from the coding sequence ATGTCAACCGAGACCGGCGCAAAATCCCCCGCACAGGCGAATTTCCGCCCCGGCCTTTCCGGAGCTGCGGCCGCTGCGCTGTTCCTATTGTTGTTCTCCGGGGCGATCTGGCTTTTTTTTGCCACGCACCCCCGGCCTATTTCCGTGCTCAGAGTGGCCGCTCCGGACCAGGAACGGGTTTTTTCCACGATTTCTCCGTATGGTCCCGGACTGGAACGCGAACTCGTGGAAGAGTTTTGTGAGCGCTACGGATACCGCCTCCAATGGGTTCGTACACAAACCCTCAAACAGGGCTGGGACATGCTGGCACGCGGCGAGGTGCATGTGTTCCTTAGCACGGGATTTGCGCCGGAACGCGTCCCGCCGGAGCTTTCGGTCATGTCCGGTCCGGCGTACGAAACCCACTTGCCCGTGCTTCTCAGTGCCTCCCGCCGTCCGAGTCGGCACGATCCGGCTTCCTTGTGCGGCGGCAATGTGATCCGCCAGGATATTCCGCATCTCTCCAGCGTGTTGGGCCGGACCACCAAAGGCGAGGATTGCGCGCCGGTGGCCAGCCGCCTTGTGGGGGCCGATGTGCAGACCGCGTTACGCCGGGTTGCGGCGGACGGCGGACATACCATGGCCCTGGTGGAAAACGGTTCGTTTCTTCCGCTACGTCCTTTTCATCACCGGGTCAGGCCTGCATTCCATTTGGACGGGTCCGTTGATTACCGCTGGTACTGGCGAACGGACGTACCCAAGTTGACAGACCGGCTTACCGCTTTTTTTCAGCGTATCCAACGCAGCGACCATCTGGCTGAACTGCAGGAACGCTACTACGGCTTTTTCCCCGAAGAAGGCGCCTATGGTCAGCTTTGGCTCTTGCGCAATACCGTGCGGACCAAGCTGCCGCTCTACCGGCGTTTCATCCTCGACGCTGCAAAACAGTATGACCTGGACCCGTTGCTCGTGGTGGCGGTCATTTTTCAGGAATCCGCCTTCAACCCGGACGCGGTCAGCTATACCGGCGTAAGGGGGTTGATGCAATTGACGCAACAGACCGCCAACGCCCTGGGTGCCTCGGACCGCACCGATCCCGCCCAGAGCATTTACTACGGGACCAAATATCTTCGGTTGCTCTGGGATGAGCTGGAACACCTGGAGCTAACAACCTGGGACCGTTGGGCGTACGCCCTGGCCGCCTATAATCAGGGCATCGGACACATTTTCGACGCCATGTTCCTGGCCAAGCGGATGGGGAAAAATCCCCGTTCCTGGCGGGAGCTGAAAGGAGTGCTGCCGCTTCTGGCTGAGGAGGAATGGCACCGGCGAACCATATTCGGCTATAGCCGTGGATGGGAAGGCGTGGAATATGTGGATCGAATCAGGTTCTATTATTATGTACTCAAGGGGTTGTCATTTTTGCCTGGGTTTGAACTCCAGCAGCTTGCCCCGCTTCGACCCGACGTCGGATCCGTCGGACTCCGATTCCCCGGCATCGAGATTGAGCTGCCCGGCCTCACCGGATAA
- a CDS encoding adenylosuccinate synthase, which produces MANVVVFGSQWGDEGKGKIVDMLAEKSAAIVRFQGGNNAGHTLVVGGEKCILHLIPSGILHQGKACLIGNGVVLDPEVFLKEVDVLGKKGVDASPERLMVSKKTHLIMPYHRLMDSCRESALDDKGKIGTTGRGIGPCYEDKMHRCGIRAGDLADPELLRAKIERALCEKNILFKHLYGVDPLDPDAVFQDVLPLAQRMTPYLGDVSGAIQEAEAQGFVLFEGAQGTHLDIDHGTYPFVTSSNTVTGNAASGSGCGPKKLDRIIAIVKAYTTRVGGGPFPTELTDSVGERLQDMGGEFGATTGRRRRCGWLDMVVLRESVRLNTPTELAITKLDVLSGLKEICICTAYQYRGETLQYPPQEQNGMAHVTPVYESMPGWDEDISGVTRWADLPETAKAYLTRLEELSGVPVGIVSVGPDRAQTFTRG; this is translated from the coding sequence ATGGCCAACGTCGTGGTATTCGGCTCCCAGTGGGGGGACGAAGGAAAGGGAAAGATCGTGGATATGCTGGCGGAGAAATCCGCTGCCATCGTCCGTTTTCAAGGCGGCAACAACGCCGGACACACACTGGTGGTCGGCGGTGAAAAGTGTATCCTGCACCTCATTCCCTCCGGCATCTTGCATCAGGGCAAAGCCTGCCTCATTGGTAACGGCGTTGTGCTTGATCCGGAAGTATTTCTGAAAGAAGTGGACGTGCTCGGCAAAAAAGGCGTCGATGCCTCGCCCGAGCGGTTGATGGTCAGCAAAAAGACCCATCTCATCATGCCGTACCATCGGCTCATGGACAGTTGCCGCGAATCCGCCCTGGACGACAAGGGCAAAATCGGCACCACAGGCCGAGGCATCGGTCCCTGCTACGAAGACAAGATGCATCGTTGCGGCATCCGCGCCGGAGACTTGGCCGATCCCGAGCTTCTGCGTGCGAAAATCGAACGTGCCTTGTGCGAAAAGAATATTTTGTTCAAGCATTTGTACGGGGTTGATCCCCTGGACCCGGATGCGGTCTTCCAGGACGTTCTTCCGCTGGCTCAGCGCATGACGCCCTATCTCGGGGATGTTTCCGGCGCGATCCAAGAGGCCGAGGCCCAGGGCTTTGTCTTGTTTGAGGGTGCGCAAGGCACCCACCTGGACATTGATCACGGGACGTATCCCTTTGTAACCTCTTCCAATACGGTTACAGGGAACGCCGCCTCAGGATCGGGATGCGGACCGAAAAAATTAGATCGGATCATCGCTATTGTCAAGGCCTACACCACTCGCGTGGGCGGTGGACCTTTCCCAACGGAACTCACTGATTCCGTTGGAGAACGCTTACAAGACATGGGCGGGGAGTTTGGTGCCACCACTGGCAGGCGGCGGCGGTGCGGCTGGCTGGACATGGTCGTCTTGCGCGAATCCGTCCGGCTCAACACCCCCACGGAACTGGCCATCACCAAACTTGATGTGCTTTCCGGCTTAAAGGAAATATGCATCTGCACCGCCTACCAATACCGTGGGGAAACGTTGCAATATCCTCCACAGGAACAAAATGGCATGGCCCATGTGACCCCGGTATACGAGTCCATGCCCGGCTGGGACGAGGACATCTCCGGCGTGACACGCTGGGCCGACCTGCCTGAAACGGCCAAAGCCTATCTTACGCGGTTGGAAGAACTTTCCGGCGTTCCCGTGGGCATTGTGTCCGTGGGACCGGATCGGGCACAGACGTTTACCCGCGGCTAA
- a CDS encoding DVU0772 family protein: MSENACKQWLNEVNWDMIHEDAVTMYLEWGNNNWKDALRPPVADSDGYSIYFVVDTWNAPKVVLMRMDKYGSTTLCEKQLPEPLASEYLQSIGGLKGIHELSPEIRSWLEQELDE, encoded by the coding sequence ATGAGTGAAAACGCCTGCAAACAATGGCTCAACGAAGTCAACTGGGACATGATCCATGAAGACGCCGTGACCATGTACCTCGAATGGGGCAACAACAACTGGAAGGATGCGCTCCGGCCTCCGGTGGCGGACTCGGACGGCTATTCCATCTATTTTGTCGTGGATACCTGGAACGCGCCCAAGGTGGTGCTCATGCGCATGGACAAATACGGCTCCACCACGCTCTGCGAAAAGCAACTCCCGGAGCCGTTGGCCTCGGAGTACTTGCAGTCCATCGGCGGACTCAAAGGCATCCATGAGCTGTCACCGGAAATCCGCTCCTGGCTGGAACAGGAGTTGGACGAATGA
- a CDS encoding dihydrolipoyl dehydrogenase family protein — MTREPDLQRYDAIIIGAGPAGGEVASRLARAGKSVAIVESRGYGGVCPLRGCNPKKLLLSGAETVASAQNMHTRGVTGELHVDWNELQIFKNFFVDPIPEAAENHYREQGATTLHGLARFTGPNTVAVQSEEGALQLQGEHILVTPGMTPRQLDIPGSQHLHISDDFLELERLPQRLVFIGGGFVAFEFAHIAARAGAQVTILCRSTPLKRFDPILVDDLVQATRHAGVDVRLNAPTHEVKEIKDGFRVLFGKGQSVDTDAVFNVAGRVPDLAPLQLDAANVAHGPGGVSVNQFMQSVSNPKVYCTGDAADTPFALTPTATIESAAAAENILHGNHSQVDHNGIPYVCFTIPPLAACGESESQLQARGAEYKVMHRDLSQVFAWKRLGEGHGRSRVFVDEKHDRVLGAHIFGHNAEEMINLFGLIIRNDIPLSQVRSTVWAYPTCGYELKYMV, encoded by the coding sequence ATGACGCGGGAACCTGATTTGCAACGCTACGATGCCATCATCATCGGTGCGGGACCGGCCGGGGGTGAAGTTGCCTCCCGGCTGGCCCGGGCCGGAAAATCCGTAGCCATTGTGGAGTCCCGTGGGTATGGCGGCGTTTGTCCGCTGCGCGGCTGCAACCCCAAAAAACTCTTGCTCTCAGGCGCGGAAACAGTGGCCAGCGCCCAGAACATGCACACTCGCGGGGTGACGGGCGAACTGCACGTGGATTGGAACGAGCTGCAAATCTTCAAAAACTTCTTTGTGGATCCCATCCCCGAAGCAGCGGAAAACCACTACCGCGAACAGGGAGCCACCACGCTGCACGGATTGGCGCGCTTCACCGGACCGAATACCGTAGCCGTCCAAAGCGAGGAAGGAGCGCTACAACTCCAGGGTGAACACATCCTTGTCACTCCTGGCATGACCCCGCGTCAGCTTGACATCCCCGGTTCGCAGCATCTGCACATCAGCGACGATTTCCTGGAACTGGAACGTCTGCCGCAGCGACTTGTATTCATCGGCGGAGGTTTCGTGGCCTTTGAGTTCGCCCACATTGCGGCCCGGGCCGGTGCACAGGTCACCATACTCTGCCGAAGCACGCCCCTGAAGCGTTTCGATCCCATCCTGGTGGACGACCTGGTCCAGGCGACACGGCACGCCGGTGTCGATGTCCGCCTGAACGCCCCCACCCATGAGGTCAAAGAAATCAAAGACGGGTTCCGCGTCCTCTTCGGCAAGGGCCAAAGCGTGGACACGGACGCGGTATTCAATGTGGCCGGGCGCGTCCCCGACCTTGCTCCGCTGCAACTGGATGCGGCCAACGTGGCCCACGGTCCCGGCGGCGTGAGTGTGAACCAGTTCATGCAATCCGTCTCCAATCCCAAAGTCTATTGCACCGGCGACGCCGCGGACACGCCCTTCGCCCTGACCCCCACGGCCACCATCGAATCTGCCGCTGCCGCTGAAAACATCCTGCACGGCAACCATTCCCAGGTGGACCACAATGGCATTCCATACGTCTGCTTCACCATCCCTCCGCTGGCAGCCTGCGGGGAATCCGAAAGTCAATTGCAGGCCCGCGGCGCGGAGTACAAGGTCATGCATCGCGACCTTTCCCAAGTCTTTGCCTGGAAGCGCCTTGGCGAGGGACACGGCCGCAGCCGGGTCTTTGTGGACGAAAAACACGACCGGGTGCTCGGTGCGCACATCTTCGGGCATAATGCCGAGGAAATGATCAACCTCTTTGGACTGATCATCCGCAACGACATCCCGCTTTCACAGGTCCGATCCACGGTGTGGGCCTACCCCACCTGCGGCTACGAATTAAAATACATGGTCTGA
- a CDS encoding glycosyltransferase family 2 protein — MHSSDTSGRRPSASGGITGLVLTYNGERLLDRCLRSLAFCDELLVVDSLSSDRTVEIAEQHGARIIKRAWPGPVDQFRHALDNVQTEWVVSLDQDEYLDDTLRRDIQDALLHGTPPESLAGYWVNRRSFYFNRFMKHSGWYPDRLLRVFRTHRMDVSASGAHYRFSPKGETKRLLGDIVHYPYRNFAEHMDKMNSYAQQGADALRAKGRKGGLVRAIAHAKVRFFKLYLLKLGLLDGRAGFINACAGAYYAFQKYIRVEEDGHWEP; from the coding sequence ATGCATTCTTCAGATACATCGGGTCGTCGGCCCTCTGCTTCCGGCGGTATTACAGGATTGGTCCTGACCTACAACGGCGAACGATTGTTGGACCGTTGTCTGCGTTCCCTGGCGTTTTGCGACGAGCTGCTTGTGGTGGATTCCCTGTCATCGGATCGCACCGTGGAAATTGCGGAGCAGCATGGGGCGCGGATCATCAAGCGGGCCTGGCCCGGTCCTGTGGATCAGTTTCGCCATGCCCTGGACAATGTCCAAACCGAATGGGTGGTGAGTTTGGACCAGGATGAATACCTGGACGACACACTGCGTCGGGATATCCAGGATGCTCTTCTCCACGGTACGCCGCCGGAATCCCTGGCCGGGTATTGGGTGAACCGTCGTTCCTTCTATTTCAATCGTTTCATGAAGCATTCAGGATGGTATCCGGACCGACTGCTGCGGGTCTTTCGCACCCATCGCATGGACGTGAGCGCGTCCGGCGCGCACTACCGTTTTTCTCCGAAAGGCGAGACCAAAAGGTTGCTTGGGGATATTGTTCACTACCCGTACCGGAATTTTGCCGAGCACATGGACAAGATGAATTCGTATGCCCAACAGGGGGCGGACGCGTTGCGCGCCAAGGGACGCAAGGGCGGTCTGGTGCGGGCCATTGCCCATGCCAAGGTTCGGTTTTTCAAGCTCTATCTGTTGAAGCTGGGATTGTTGGATGGCCGGGCCGGATTCATCAATGCCTGTGCAGGCGCCTATTATGCGTTTCAAAAATATATCCGCGTGGAGGAAGATGGCCATTGGGAGCCGTAA